The genome window AAATACCTTTTCATTCCAATGATATAactttttcataatttttgcttattgtttaatgttttttttagcATCGAATGTTCAATTTATGGATAAATATTATATTCCATGCCTTACTTAATCTTGAAAAcccattttttcgcatttattAGCCGCAGGTGTATGCATaaagatataaatatatgtacgtCTGCGAATAGCCGTGATTATACTGCCAATTTGTCTGATTATTCAactttcttattattattacccTTTTTTATGATGACGCAAAGAGCGTCCAAATTTTTTCCATTGCTCACGTAGAGGCAgtagtaaaatatttgaattacATCTGTGATACTATACAAGCTCTTAAGATATTGTAAAACAATCAATAGATTATAAATGGAAAAATCACTGCCACCATATAAGACAACCAATCATCGATACGTTCGCATTGTTTATTATTGCAAATTTAACAATGTTGAAAAGtctgctttatttatttaagcatttttcGTCACGCCCGTTTCGTACATCTGCCGTGAAACCAtcgatcaaaacaaaaactttttaGATTTCTGAATGGTTTTCCAAGCTTTCGCTCGCCGCTTTTCCTGCCAGTTGCCACTGGCGATTTTCCCCACTTCTATTCGCATCTGGGCCTTTGTAAAAGCAATGCAAACACAGTGTACGAATGACAAAACAGGCAAAACATTAGCTATTTTTAATCCGATTATAACGAAAAgtgtttattatatttaaaaaaaaaagaagaagaaagcAACAAAGATTCCATTGCTAAAGGTAGTAGGGTGGCGAAAAAGAGTGACCGTATCGGGAAGTCGTAGGTGAGATTTGAATACTTTCGTATACCCATTACTCGGATTGAAAACTCCCGAGCACTTAAATCACACACGTGTATTTCATTTCAAGAGCACATCTTAAATTGATAATCCCATATCGTGCAATTAAGTTTATGAACCATTTCGAAATACCAAAGAATTTGGCTTTGATTGCCAAACGAGCGGATTTGGAAAACAATGCTAAGATTCATATTTTGTTTACACATCGCTCGGCcagtttttcaatttatttctgGCCATTTTTTAATATCGGCACAGCGTGCTACCCTGGCGCAGCGTCTAGCCAAAAgaaatttcaataattttcCACACAAAGAGCGCCGAAAGCTCGACAAGTCAGTTTAGTTTCAAAAAAGTTTGGGCCAAAACAAGAACGCTCGGTGGCTCGGTCGGtaaatcaaaatgaaaaatcaatagataATGGAAATCATTAAAAAGTGCCAATAATTTGCAAAATATATGGGCAAATACTGAGGTGATTTGTGTGCATTTCCCGATCGAATAGCAGCGATAAATCAAGTTTATGCGAATACGGCAAAGCCGTAAACCGACCACGACCCAGTGTagaaatgttaaaaataaatggcaaTGCATTTTAGAATGCCCGTGTTTCCGAGACGGGGACTCAAGGGCAGTGGCGTCCACCTCTAATTACGTCTGGCAGTGGGACTCAATTCaattcgaatcgaatcgagtcGAAAACTAGCACTGCATCCGCGAGATAACCGAAAACCTAAAAATAATTGGCAAACAAGATGCGACACAAATATTTGGCCAACAGCCGCGGGCATGTCAAAGGCCGCCACCCAGATCCGTCCGACTGCAGTGCTGACTGTGAattttgattaaaatttgATTACGATTCTCAGTGcgcgattccgattccgattcctatTCCGATTCTGATCGTGATTTTGAGTACGGGACCGCGTTCGTGTGCATCGCTTGCTTCATGTTTAACAACAGCCACTCGCACCAGGATGAGTACATTCGCGAATACGCCTTCGAGCCGGAGCTGCTGATCAATCGCGAGGACTACCAGCGCAAGGAGGAGCGCTCGCAGAAGTCCACAGCCGCATCCTCCGCCTCCACGCCTGTCCGCCAGCGCTGGGATGATGTCATTGCCAAGCAGAAGGAGCAGCAACGCAAGCAGAGCATCGAGATCGATCCGCCCGGCGATGATAAGAACCAAATCGAGATCGAGATCGAGGCGTTCTATTATGTGAGTGGCCCACGAGCCACCTGCCCATTTCATGCGCGTTGGAGCAAGGGCCATCGTCAACCCTTTGAAGCACTGGAAAAAAAACCCTGAAGTAGTTCCTTCATATCGAAAATAATCCATGACACGGTTCCCATTCCAAAAATGAAGTGGAAAATAAGCGAAAGTAACGAAGTGAACTTAATTGGCGATGTGCAAATCATGAAAatctaaatataaataaattaagattTTATTAGGCCCTAGTTGTCTGCAAAAATTGCTAAAAGAGAATCTTGATGGGGCATTAAATCCGCACATTATTACACAgtatttagttatttattttgttttcaacGTCTGCTGCGACGAACCTCTTGCATTGACCCTCATAGCATACACCCAAAGAAAATCACCCTGAGTCTTGCCCTTCAATTCGCAAATAAATCAGATTCGGCGGCGGAATTCATACCATTTCACTTATGCCGAAAATAATCTTGATTTTCACTTTCTCGGATATTTTCATGAACCAAATAATGACGTATGTAAATTTATGTGCCAGACTTTTTAGACAAAAAGTTGCAGCTGTCAGAGTTTTTGAAATTCTTAAATTAAAGCTATATCGAAAAATACCTATTTACTTTAAAATTACACTTCCGTTctgataaattttatataaataaataaatttggtGTTCATCGCAAAAGTTGAAAACACTATGAATAAAAAGAGGAtacaaataattattatttgttgtatttaactatttttttCAAGTTCCTGTTTTTCTCTGAGTGCAATTGTCTGTGCACTTCCTATTCTGTCATCAGTTCTTTTTCGCTAGCCATTTGTCTAGAATGCTCAAGGCGATTgtaattgtttgttttcaaCACAGGTAGCACTGAAAGCTTCTTTGTTTggttttgaaaatatgcatagTTATAATTAGAAAAACATACATTATGACCTttacaatatttataaaaGCTCAGGACCCGAATAACTTGCCATTTCTTTCCGCAGATGTATGGTCGCTATACCAAAGATCTAGGAGAATTTGCCAAGGATGAAGCCAGAAAGCTCAAAATACTCGAAAAGCGACGAAAGCAGGAAGATAAGCAAAGGAATAAGGTAAACTTAAATAGAACGCTGAAGAAACTAATAATTTACCCGTGAAATACAATGTTGTAAATGCTCTTGTGATTTACTAAAATGCCAACTAAATGAGAAAACTAAATATTCAAGGTATGCGCACACAGCCATTTGGCTAAGTAGATTTGAATGAATTGTAGAGTCTTTGAGTAGACCGTTATTTCCGTTGATATCCGCCCGAACGTATCAGTTTATAAAGCAGCAGTGCTGGGAAATATTTACAGGAACTGCTGGGCAAACACTCGACCCGGGCGAAGCGGGTTTCATCATGGATCTGGAGGCACACGGTGGCCCGACTGGGCGAGGATTGGGTCTTCCTGGCCCTACTGGGCATCATTATGGCCCTGCTCTCGTTCATCATGGACAAGGGCATATCCATATGTACAAACGGTAAGTGCGGCTATTCGATAATCGATATTGCAGCTCGTCTTTAGTATCTATTGTTCTTTTTCCCCATTTGTATATCTATTTCCCCCAGCGCGAATTTGGCTGTATCGCGATCTGACGTCACAGCCTTTTGTTCAGTACATCGCATGGGTCTCGCTGCCGGTCTGTTTGATATTGTTCTCAGCCGGCTTTGTCCATCTCATCGCACCGCAAAGTATAGGTAAGCGTCCGCCATGTCATACATCTCACACATCATATCATATTTTCTCATCTAATAACAGTCTCTTCCTTAGTATAACTAATGTGTAGTAGTGGGGTATTTATTGAGTATGTTTTAGAAGTAGCCTGCTTGAGTGAATCATTTAATAATCGCGCTAAATTGCCGCACTCTTCCATTAAAGCTGCCGTCGGTTTTCCAAAATTGTAGAAATTGTATGAATTTTGTgcttacttactttacttctATGGTTGATGATGATTAGGGCCAGGAAACGAATGAATCTTTGATTCTTCTTTGTACAGGATGAAATAGGCGCTACTTCTACTTCAAAACGTATCTCTCAATGAACTTCGTAGGCATTCTCCGATcttaccttttttttattacacCAATAAGTACTCATAGTACCACTGCACTCTGGCAGCTGCCCACTTCCAAACACTCTTGGCACCTCCAATCTGAGAACCCATTGTGTCTACATGTTATATACTCGaaccaccaaaaaaaaaaagaaacactCCCAGCAATTCTGCTATCAGCACACCTCAGAAACTAACCACttaactattattattatattaactGTAACGTATTATCTAAGAACTAACTAACAACCACTGCGAGTATGATCAATGCAAATCTACATAACCAAACTGTGTCTAGGTTCTGGTATACCCGAAATGAAGACCATACTGCGCGGCGTTCAATTGAAAGAGTATCTCACATTTAAGACACTAGTGGCCAAGGTAATTGGTTTAACGGCAACTCTGGGCAGCGGTATGCCATTAGGAAAGGAAGTAAGTATAAGAATTGATCTCACACTGCATGCACAGCGCTGCGGCGAAGCAAGTGCAATTTGGAAAATCTATATGTATACgaatttcgttttcgtttccgtttccgctttcGTATCTCCGCACTTACCCAGGGTCCTTTCGTACATATAGCAAGTATTGTAGCACAATTATTAAGTAAACTTGTCACATCATTCCAAGGCATATATGAGAATGAGTCGCGAAACTCTGAAATGTTGGCGGCAGCCTGTGCCGTCGGTGTGGGCGCCTGTTTTGCCGCTCCAGTGGGTGGTAAGTACATACGAGACTATATACCTCACCTTTTTCGAGTTTCTTGACCTCTGACCCCACTCCCACCGCAGGTGTGCTCTTCAGCATAGAGGTCACCACCACGTACTTTGCTGTGCGCAACTACTGGCGCGGATTCTTTGCGGCTGTGTGCGGCGCCACTGTCTTCCGGCTCCTGGCCGTTTGGTTCCAAAACGCGGACACTGTCCGCGCTCTGTTCCTCACGAACTTCACCACCGAGTTTCCCTTCGATCCTCAGGAGCTGTTCGTCTTCGCCTTGATTGGGTACGTGGGTGATCTGTTCAGTTGTATAGTTGCAATAACTAATGTTTGCTTTTCAGACTTGTATGCGGCCTGGGTGGCGCATCATATGTGTGGGTCCATCGGCGATATGTGCTCTTCATGAGATCCAACAAGCGGATGAATAAGTTCCTGCAGAAAAAGTAAGTCTCCAAGCTCTTAAAATGTATCAATACTTTAATTCACATATCTACCTTTCAGTCGCTTTTTGTATCCGGGATTCCTGGCACTGCTGGTGTCCAGCATCTCGTTTCCTCTGGGCACTGGTCAGTTCCTGGCCGGCGAACTTAGTACCCACGAGCAGGTGACACAGCTCTTCAGCAATTTCACGTGGTCACGAGATGATCTTACTGTGGAGCAGGCGGCTGTAGTGACCCACTGGATGACCAGTTACACCAGCGTTTTTGGCAACCTTGTCATCTACACCCTCTTTACGGTATGGGATTGCAGGTCAATTCTTTTGTAGATGCTGATCTTTCTTTTTGCAGTTCGTGGTCTCCATTATCGCATCCACGATACCAGTTCCGTCGGGCATGTTCATTCCGGTTTTCAAGATCGGTGCTGGCTTTGGTCGTCTGGTGGGCGAGTTCATGGCGGTGACATTTCCCCACGGCGTCCGGTATGGCGGTCGGCTGTCGCCCATCATGCCCGGAGGCTATGCCGTCGTCGGAGCGGCCGCCTTCTCTGGATCCGTGACCCACACAGTGTCTGTGGCCGTGATCATTTTCGAGATGACCGGTCAGATCACGCACGTGGTGCCCGTCATGATTGCCGTGCTGGTGGCCAATGCCGTGGCGGCGCTGCTCCAACCGTCGATATACGACAGTATTATATTGATTAAGAAGCTGCCATACCTGCCCGATCTGCTGCCCTCCAGTTCCGGGATGTACAGCATATTCGTCGAGGACTTTATGGTGCGGGATGTGAAGTACATATGGCACGGCATCTCGTATCAGAAACTCAAAGAAGTCCTCAAGCTGAACAAGACGCTGAGATCCTTGCCACTGGTGGACAGCCCGGATAACATGATCCTGCTGGGTTCCGTGCAGCGGTATGAGCTGATCAAAATGATCGAGAAGCACATCGGACGCGAGAAACGAATGGAGGTGGCCCAAAAGTGGCAGAAGGAGGCGCAGGAACGAGCCCTCGAGGAGGAGAAGAAGAAACAGGAGGTGGAGCTCAAGATGCGGCGACCATCGCGGTTTGAGGTCCTTCCAGCTCCGGATATTCTCAGCTTACGGCAGATTGCCAACGACGAAATGCTGCCGCCCAAGAAAAGGGCGGAGACAATGCACGGTTCGCTGGCGCCCAGGAAGTCCATTTTGAAGAAGACCAACTCCTTCAACCTGAAGACCTACGCGCAGCCCATGGGGCACAGTCCCAGCATCACGCCCTACACCACGATCACCGGCAATTCCGAGTTCCGCATTCGCTCAGCCTTCGAGGCCATATTTAAGAAGTCCACCACGCTCCAGGACGTCCAGCCGGATCCGGAAACGGGTTCCCTCTCCCCGGCCGCCAGTAACCACGAGGTGGAGGTGCCGCGAACTCCAAGCACTCCCGGTGTTTCCAAGAAGGTTCAGCTGGTAGGtgcaaattttccatttacatCATTAAGATTGGGTGTTGGGTTATATAAGTTGTTAAGTAAACCGGGAGATGGAATCTCTATTTTCAAGCCTGCACAAAGTAATTGGGATTTTGTAACCGATCAAATTATGCTGGTAAGTTACTCACTAACAACATTCATATCATatcatttcattcattttctTGGAAGATGTGTTTTTTAACTTACTTTAATATCTGCAAGCAAGTAAACCCTATTTCAACGGAATTAAATAAAACGGTAAGCCTCAAACGAAGTAACAGAGTaaactataaaataaaagtagtaATAGTATGAAGCGTTTTAGAATAGAAGAAACACTTGAGTATTTCAGTAGAAGATTGAACTAGAGTATTGCCAGTTAAAATATATGTCTATACATATTGTAATCTCAAGATTAATGTTTAAAAAGCCTGCCGAAAAGGATTTAGCATTATCAAATAATGGAGATAGTTCAAAACAATCACCGAGCATTAAATTCAAAGCAAATAAAGTGGCAGATGTAAATAGATCTCCTCAGACGGCAAAAAGATGCATGAAAATACGGTTTGCCAACGAAGTTGGAGTAAATGGTTCGCCCACTCGAACGAAATGTAAAATTAAACCAGAAAATGAATTGGGTTACTCTATAGAGGATGTGGATGAAACAACAAATCCAGAATCGCTGGCTGAGGTAGGTAAAATTGGTGGAAAAGTTTTGATTAACTTACAATGCATTGTGAATGATTAACTCTCAAAGTTAACAAACCCATTTCTCTCCTATCTTGTAAATCCCAAATAAGAGCATTCAAAAGCCGAAGTCGGTGCGATTGGTACGTTTAGAATATTTGAATTACATAACCCCTTATTTCAATTAAGCTATAATATCTAccgatttgtttgatttacAGCCCAGGGAACGTGTTATTGACATGTCACCGGAGGATCAGAAGCAATGGGAGCTCGAGGAAATGTTGAAGCCCATCGATCTGCAGAAGGCCAATGTCCACATTGATCCCTCACCATTTCAGCTGGTGGAACGCACCTCCATACTAAAGGTTCACTCCCTGTTTTCCATGGTGGGCATTAACCACGCCTATGTCACCAAAATCGGAAGACTTGTGGGCGTCGTGGGACTCAAAGAAGTAAGACTTGTTTGATATCCTCGATGATTATACCAATAACACATGTTACTTAAACAGTTGCGAAAAGCCATCGAGGACATTAATAGCAATAGTTTCGTGCCCCCCACACGGGATGAGGATGCGGATGAGAAGCCGGCGGTGGAGAAGCCCCTGCTGTCGACGAACTCTAGTGATAAGGCCGTGGACATGACCGTCACCTCCATGGACTCGGCACTATCCAATTCCGAGAACTGTTCGGACATTGAAATGGAGCACATAAAGCACACGGATAAGGGCACAGTATCGCTCACCATGCCGCCACAGGAATCTAAGCAAAGTCCATCGGCGGACAAAAGTAACACAGAAAACGGCAATCATGCTTGAAACAAGATGATCGGCCATCATAATAGATAATACgatacgtatacgtaatatgtTTGTAAAGATCAGCTAAACACATCTATCTTAAGTTACGTCTTACACGAGTTAGTCATCAATGttattatgtatttatatcTCGTTAGTTCATAATGTCAAAGATATCGTGATTTACATTTAAGTTGAAAAGAAATTAAGTCACCAACGAAGGCTGTCTTTGAATTTTTATTCAGATTCTGGGGAGTAAGAATGTGGTATACAAGTCCCCTATTTTTCCAACAGATTAATTGTATTAATTTTCCCAAAATTctttattgaatatttaagACTAAGTCGAAATTCCTTCTGCCATTTTTCAATTGATCTTTTAAGCTCGCGCCGATTAATTTGTAGCGCAGTACGAAACTATCGATACATTCAAAGCGCCAATCAAATATCGACACATTCTATCAGCTGATGCGAAAAGTGTTGGATAACTCGTGAAAATTATTGTGTATTGCATCTATCTTTTTCTATGCgaacttaaaaataataattatagcCCCGAATTCTTTGAGATTTGCTGGCAGTTAGCGGGGATTTCGGCTGCAGCCGGCTGCGAGGTGTGTGCgcggatatatatatatagaatggCCAGTCCGATTCCCGGCGAACTATCCCACTTTGCGTGGCGGGGTGTggttaaagaaaaaaaaaagagtgaaGACCAAGACTCGTAAAGCCTGAAAAACGCCTCCGGGCGCTATGGACAATACAATAACAATTCGGCCCCTCGATCGCCGTGGAGCTAATCATTTATGCCGAGCGCAGAGACGGAGCCTAATTAGCATATCAAATTGGATGACGGCACTGGCGAATAGAAGCCATCTGCCGCTGTCCCCTACTACAAGAACGCAacagaacaaaaacaaaaaaatcaaaataaaacatCTTCAACTCTTTGTTCCCCTAGATTTGGCTAGTAAAGAGCCGTAGGATCCTAAGCGACTGGCCGGCAATGTGGTGGGAAAGATGTCCCGGCTCGCTGATTACTTCGTAATAGTCGGCTACGACAGCGATAAGGAAAGTGAGTACATTCACATAATTAGCAATTCCCGCACTTTCTACCATTTCCCTTTTCCCAGAAACTGCCAGCAATGTAGGCGGCCAGCCGACATGCGGCAAGATCGTTCAGCGCTTTCCCGAGAAAGATTGGCCGGACACTCCGTTTATCGAGGGCATTGAATGGGTGCGCTTGCAACATTCCACACTTAATTCAAAGCATATCTGAATTTTAACTTATCGTTCCGACAGTTCTGCCAGCCGCTCGGCTGGAGTTTATCGTACGAGAAGCAGGAGCCCAAGTTCTTCGTCTCTGTACTGACGGACATCGATGCGAACAAGCACTACTGCGCCTGCCTCAGCTTCCATGAGACGGTGGCCATCACGCAGACGCGCAGCGTcgacgacgaggatgagaCCATCGGGAGCAGCAGGCTGCTGGGAGCCACACCCTCCTCGACGGATGGCATCACGGCCACATCCACGCCGGCTTCCATTACGCACCACAGCGTCATGTATGCACCAAAGTGTCTGGTGCTCATATCACGTTTGGACTGTGCCGAGACCTTTAAAGTGAGTTTAAAACTCAGACCTTAGATACTAAATTAAGCCATTATCTTAATTTGCAGAATTGTCTCGGCACCATCTACACGGTGTATATTGAGAACTTGGCGTATGGATTGGAGACACTCATAGGAAACATTCTGGGCTGCATCCAAGTTCCTCCAGCGGGTGGACCGCAGGTGCGCTTCTCCATAGGAGCAGGAGACAAGCAGTCGCTCCAGCCACCGCAGAGCTCCTCCCTGCCCACAACCGGAAGTGGAGTTCACTTCCTATTTAAGCAACTGGGCATCAAGAATGTGCTGATACTGCTTTGCGCCGTGATGACAGAGAACAAGATTCTGTTTCTTTCTAAGTGCTATTGGCACTTGACGGACAGCTGCAGAGCTTTGGTGGCATTGATGTATCCCTTTCGGTATACTCATGTTTATATACCAATTCTGCCGGCGCCACTCACGGAAGTGCTGTCCACACCCACGCCATTTATTATGGGCATACATAGCTCACTGCAAACTGAGATTACGGATCTACTGGATGTTATTGTGGTGGATTTGGATGGCGGCCTCGTTACCATTCCCGAGTCGCTGACGCCGCCTGTTCCTATTCTTCCCTCACCGCTGTGGGAACAGACCCAGGACTTGCTCAGCATGATCCTGTTTCCAAACCTGGCGCAGGCCGATCTGGCGTTTCCCACATTAGAGCGGCCTTCAGCTATTGCCAAGACTGACGCCCAGATTGATAAGGAACTTCGCGCCATATTCATGCGCCTTTTCGCTCAGCTACTGCAGGGATATCGCTCCTGCCTGACTATCATTCGGATCCACCCAAAGCCGGTGATCACCTTCCACAAGGCAGGATTTCTCGGCGCCCGCGATATGATAGAGAGCGAATTCCTGTTTAGGGTCCTGGACAGCATGTTTTTCACGACGTTTGTCAACGAACGAGGCCCTCCCTGGCGATCCTCCGATGCCTGGGATGAGCTCTACAGCTCAATGAACGAACTGCTGAAATCGGAGGCGCAGAATCGAAATCTCGTAAGTAGAATTCAAAGATTCAAGGGATAttttaatatacatttttatccTCCTATCAGATACTCACACATATCCAGGAATTGGGACGAGTGCTATATGAAAATGAGGGCACTCTGGCTCACATCAACTATGCCCAAAAGGTACTGCGTCCGCCGGAGGGCGCATTCCAGCGTATTCATCAACCAGCTTTTCCGCGCATAAGTTCGGAAAAGGTCGAGCTTATCATACAGGAAGGAATACGCAAGAACGGAGTGCCACAACGATTTCATGTAACACGCAATCAGCACCGCATCATTCCGATGGGACCCAGGTTACCCGAGGCATTGGATGTGCGCCCCAATGTCCAAAACTCGGCCCGGCGACTGGAGGTGCTGCGGATCTGTGTGTCATACATCTTTGAGAATCGGATTACAGATGCCCGAAAACTGCTGCCGGCTGTGATGCGCACCCTGATGCACCGGGATGCGCGCTTGATCTTGTGCCGCGAGTTCTTTGGATATGTGCACGGCAATAAGGCAGTGCTGGACCATCAACAGTTTGAGTTAGTTGTGCGATTCATGAACAAGGCGCTGCAAAAATCATCCGGGATTGATGAGTACACAGTGGCTGCGGCTCTGCTGCCCATGTCCACAATCTTCTGCCGTAAGCTCTCGACTGGAGTTGTGCAATTTGCGTACACAGAGATACAGGATCACGCCATCTGGAAAAATTTGCAGTTTTGGGAGTCTACGTTCTTCCAGGATGTCCAAGGTCAAATAAAGGCATTGTATCTGCTTCACAGACGTCAGAACGAGCATCAAAAGGAGGCCAACTGTGTGCTGGACGAAGTTCCTCTAGA of Drosophila mauritiana strain mau12 chromosome 3R, ASM438214v1, whole genome shotgun sequence contains these proteins:
- the LOC117144578 gene encoding chloride channel protein 2 isoform X4, with translation MFNNSHSHQDEYIREYAFEPELLINREDYQRKEERSQKSTAASSASTPVRQRWDDVIAKQKEQQRKQSIEIDPPGDDKNQIEIEIEAFYYMYGRYTKDLGEFAKDEARKLKILEKRRKQEDKQRNKELLGKHSTRAKRVSSWIWRHTVARLGEDWVFLALLGIIMALLSFIMDKGISICTNARIWLYRDLTSQPFVQYIAWVSLPVCLILFSAGFVHLIAPQSIGSGIPEMKTILRGVQLKEYLTFKTLVAKVIGLTATLGSGMPLGKEGPFVHIASIVAQLLSKLVTSFQGIYENESRNSEMLAAACAVGVGACFAAPVGGVLFSIEVTTTYFAVRNYWRGFFAAVCGATVFRLLAVWFQNADTVRALFLTNFTTEFPFDPQELFVFALIGLVCGLGGASYVWVHRRYVLFMRSNKRMNKFLQKNRFLYPGFLALLVSSISFPLGTGQFLAGELSTHEQVTQLFSNFTWSRDDLTVEQAAVVTHWMTSYTSVFGNLVIYTLFTFVVSIIASTIPVPSGMFIPVFKIGAGFGRLVGEFMAVTFPHGVRYGGRLSPIMPGGYAVVGAAAFSGSVTHTVSVAVIIFEMTGQITHVVPVMIAVLVANAVAALLQPSIYDSIILIKKLPYLPDLLPSSSGMYSIFVEDFMVRDVKYIWHGISYQKLKEVLKLNKTLRSLPLVDSPDNMILLGSVQRYELIKMIEKHIGREKRMEVAQKWQKEAQERALEEEKKKQEVELKMRRPSRFEVLPAPDILSLRQIANDEMLPPKKRAETMHGSLAPRKSILKKTNSFNLKTYAQPMGHSPSITPYTTITGNSEFRIRSAFEAIFKKSTTLQDVQPDPETGSLSPAASNHEVEVPRTPSTPGVSKKVQLPAQSNWDFVTDQIMLQVNPISTELNKTPAEKDLALSNNGDSSKQSPSIKFKANKVADVNRSPQTAKRCMKIRFANEVGVNGSPTRTKCKIKPENELGYSIEDVDETTNPESLAESIQKPKSVRLPRERVIDMSPEDQKQWELEEMLKPIDLQKANVHIDPSPFQLVERTSILKVHSLFSMVGINHAYVTKIGRLVGVVGLKELRKAIEDINSNSFVPPTRDEDADEKPAVEKPLLSTNSSDKAVDMTVTSMDSALSNSENCSDIEMEHIKHTDKGTVSLTMPPQESKQSPSADKSNTENGNHA
- the LOC117144578 gene encoding chloride channel protein 2 isoform X3, with the translated sequence MFNNSHSHQDEYIREYAFEPELLINREDYQRKEERSQKSTAASSASTPVRQRWDDVIAKQKEQQRKQSIEIDPPGDDKNQIEIEIEAFYYMYGRYTKDLGEFAKDEARKLKILEKRRKQEDKQRNKELLGKHSTRAKRVSSWIWRHTVARLGEDWVFLALLGIIMALLSFIMDKGISICTNARIWLYRDLTSQPFVQYIAWVSLPVCLILFSAGFVHLIAPQSIGSGIPEMKTILRGVQLKEYLTFKTLVAKVIGLTATLGSGMPLGKEGPFVHIASIVAQLLSKLVTSFQGIYENESRNSEMLAAACAVGVGACFAAPVGGVLFSIEVTTTYFAVRNYWRGFFAAVCGATVFRLLAVWFQNADTVRALFLTNFTTEFPFDPQELFVFALIGLVCGLGGASYVWVHRRYVLFMRSNKRMNKFLQKNRFLYPGFLALLVSSISFPLGTGQFLAGELSTHEQVTQLFSNFTWSRDDLTVEQAAVVTHWMTSYTSVFGNLVIYTLFTFVVSIIASTIPVPSGMFIPVFKIGAGFGRLVGEFMAVTFPHGVRYGGRLSPIMPGGYAVVGAAAFSGSVTHTVSVAVIIFEMTGQITHVVPVMIAVLVANAVAALLQPSIYDSIILIKKLPYLPDLLPSSSGMYSIFVEDFMVRDVKYIWHGISYQKLKEVLKLNKTLRSLPLVDSPDNMILLGSVQRYELIKMIEKHIGREKRMEVAQKWQKEAQERALEEEKKKQEVELKMRRPSRFEVLPAPDILSLRQIANDEMLPPKKRAETMHGSLAPRKSILKKTNSFNLKTYAQPMGHSPSITPYTTITGNSEFRIRSAFEAIFKKSTTLQDVQPDPETGSLSPAASNHEVEVPRTPSTPGVSKKVQLPAQSNWDFVTDQIMLMCFLTYFNICKQVNPISTELNKTPAEKDLALSNNGDSSKQSPSIKFKANKVADVNRSPQTAKRCMKIRFANEVGVNGSPTRTKCKIKPENELGYSIEDVDETTNPESLAESIQKPKSVRLPRERVIDMSPEDQKQWELEEMLKPIDLQKANVHIDPSPFQLVERTSILKVHSLFSMVGINHAYVTKIGRLVGVVGLKELRKAIEDINSNSFVPPTRDEDADEKPAVEKPLLSTNSSDKAVDMTVTSMDSALSNSENCSDIEMEHIKHTDKGTVSLTMPPQESKQSPSADKSNTENGNHA
- the LOC117144578 gene encoding chloride channel protein 2 isoform X10; amino-acid sequence: MFNNSHSHQDEYIREYAFEPELLINREDYQRKEERSQKSTAASSASTPVRQRWDDVIAKQKEQQRKQSIEIDPPGDDKNQIEIEIEAFYYMYGRYTKDLGEFAKDEARKLKILEKRRKQEDKQRNKELLGKHSTRAKRVSSWIWRHTVARLGEDWVFLALLGIIMALLSFIMDKGISICTNARIWLYRDLTSQPFVQYIAWVSLPVCLILFSAGFVHLIAPQSIGSGIPEMKTILRGVQLKEYLTFKTLVAKVIGLTATLGSGMPLGKEGPFVHIASIVAQLLSKLVTSFQGIYENESRNSEMLAAACAVGVGACFAAPVGGVLFSIEVTTTYFAVRNYWRGFFAAVCGATVFRLLAVWFQNADTVRALFLTNFTTEFPFDPQELFVFALIGLVCGLGGASYVWVHRRYVLFMRSNKRMNKFLQKNRFLYPGFLALLVSSISFPLGTGQFLAGELSTHEQVTQLFSNFTWSRDDLTVEQAAVVTHWMTSYTSVFGNLVIYTLFTFVVSIIASTIPVPSGMFIPVFKIGAGFGRLVGEFMAVTFPHGVRYGGRLSPIMPGGYAVVGAAAFSGSVTHTVSVAVIIFEMTGQITHVVPVMIAVLVANAVAALLQPSIYDSIILIKKLPYLPDLLPSSSGMYSIFVEDFMVRDVKYIWHGISYQKLKEVLKLNKTLRSLPLVDSPDNMILLGSVQRYELIKMIEKHIGREKRMEVAQKWQKEAQERALEEEKKKQEVELKMRRPSRFEVLPAPDILSLRQIANDEMLPPKKRAETMHGSLAPRKSILKKTNSFNLKTYAQPMGHSPSITPYTTITGNSEFRIRSAFEAIFKKSTTLQDVQPDPETGSLSPAASNHEVEVPRTPSTPGVSKKVQLPRERVIDMSPEDQKQWELEEMLKPIDLQKANVHIDPSPFQLVERTSILKVHSLFSMVGINHAYVTKIGRLVGVVGLKELRKAIEDINSNSFVPPTRDEDADEKPAVEKPLLSTNSSDKAVDMTVTSMDSALSNSENCSDIEMEHIKHTDKGTVSLTMPPQESKQSPSADKSNTENGNHA